The nucleotide window CCCGCACCGCCCTCGGCATGATCGAGGCGGCCGAGCGGGCCGGCCAGCTCAAGCTCGACTCGGTCATCGTCGAGGTGACGAGCGGCAATCAGGGGATCGCCATGGCGATGATCGGCGCCGTGAAGGGCTACAAGGTCCGGATCGTCATGCCTGAGAATATGAGCGTGGAACGGCAGAAGCTCATCAAGGCCTATGGGGCGGAGATAATCCTCACTCCGGCCGGCGCAAGCATCACCGAGGCTATCGAAAGCGCGCTGGCCGTGGCCGGCGAAATGGCCGCCAAAGACAGCCGCGTCTTCCTGCCCCGGCAATTCGAAAACGTCAACAACCCCGATATCCACCGCCGCACAACCGGGCAGGAGATCCTCGCCCAGATGACGGGCCCGGTGGACGCGTTCGTGGCCGGCTTCGGCACCGGCGGCACCATAACCGGCATCGGCGAAGTTCTCAAGAAGGCCTATCCGGGCGTCATGATCATCGCCGCCGAGCCGGATAACGCCGCCATCCTGGCCGGCAAGCCGATCGGCCACCATGTCCAGCAGGGCATCGGCGACGGCGTCATCCCGCCCATATTGAACCGCGACATCATCGACGACCTCGTGCTGGTCAGCGACGACGAGGCCTGCGAGACCGCCCGCCGCCTGGCCCGCGAGGAAGGCATCCTCTGCGGCGTTTCCAGCGGGACCAACGCCTGCGCCGCCATCAAGATCGCCCAGAAACTCGGCCCCGGCAAGAGCGTGGTGACGGTGCTGCCGGATACGGGGGAGCGGTACCTCAGCACCTGCCTGTTCTGATTTGGTCTCAAAACAAGGGAAGCCGCCTATAAAGCCCATCTGCGGCGCACCCGCAGGGGGCAGGCCGCAGTTCTAGGCGCTGAAGCGCCAAGAACTTGCGCACTTGCTCCTCCGGTGCGCCCCGCACACTGCACGTGAGATAATCGCCTACAGCATAGACCGCTGATAAGGTCGAGATAGTCAGGACGTGCATCTGGGTCTTTCTAGGCGGCCTCCGGTAATTCAAGAGGGATGATATTATTCAGAGGGCCGATGGCCCTCTTCTTCATTTATTTGCCAAATAATGCAACACATTTTGGTAAACGGTGTATATTATTTGTGTGAAACAGTGAAAATATATCGCGAAAGGCGATTGTCAAGCTATTTGCTATTTGGTAAAATAAAGTGGTACAAAAGGGTAGGGGGTGTAAAGTTAGTGTATAACGCGCTTATGATTCTCGACGGCATACTGTCCATCGCGATAATCGCCGTCGTAGTGATGCAGTCCAGCAAGAGCGCCGGCATGTCGGGAGCGATCGCCGGCGGCGCCGAGACCATTTTCGGCGGCAAGAAGAAAGGCCTGGACGAAATCCTTTCCAAGGCCACGATGGTGCTTGGCGTTCTTTTCGGCGTCGTTACCCTGGCCCTGGCCAAGATGTCGATGTAGACAATTCCGGGAAAAATGTTCCACGGAGATTCCGGGAAATGTAACTCATTTCCCGTAATTTATTGCCTGTAAGGAGGAGTGGTAGTTTGGATACCTATTTGCTTATTTCTACGCTGGCAGGCGCTTTGGCGCTGATATTCGCTTTCTTTCTGGCCAGCAACATCGCCAAGGCCGACGCCGGCAACGAGCGGATGCGCGAAATCGCCGGCTATATTCACGAGGGAGCCATGGCCTTCCTGTATCGCGAGTACCGTTATCTGGTCATTTTCGCCATAGCTGTCTTCATAATCTTATCCTTCTTCATCAATTGGCAGACAGCCGTCTGTTACATCGCCGGCGCGGTTTGCTCGGTGCTGGCCGGCTATTTCGGCATGCAGGTGGCCACCAAAGCCAACGTGCGCACGACCGAAGCCGCCCGCCACGGCATGGGGGCCGCCATCAAGATCGCTTTCTCCGGCGGCGCCGTCATGGGCATGTCGGTGGCCGGTCTGGGCGTGCTCGGCCTGGGCATCATGTTCCTGGTATTCGCCAAGGATGTAAACTATATCGCCGGCTTCAGCCTGGGAGCGAGCTCCATTGCGCTCTTCGCCCGTGTCGGCGGCGGTATTTACACTAAAGCGGCCGACGTCGGCGCCGACCTTGTCGGCAAGGTCGAGGCCGGCATCCCCGAAGACGATCCCCGCAACCCGGCGGTTATCGCCGACAACGTCGGCGATAACGTCGGCGACGTGGCCGGCATGGGCGCCGACCTGTTCGAGTCCTATGTCGGAGCCATGGTTTCCGCCTTTGCGCTCGGCGCCGTTCTCTTCAAGGGCGGCGAAGGCATCCTTTTCCCGATCGCGCTCTGCGCCCTCGGCATCGTGGCATCGATAATCGGCATAATGGTCGGCCGCGGCAGCAACGCGGACAACCCCCAGGCCGCCCTCAACATGGGCACTTACGTGGCCGGCGGGCTTACGATCGTGGCCGCCGCGGTCCTCAGCCAGTACCTGTTCGGCAATTTCAAGGCGTTTATGGCTATTGCCGCCGGTCTGATCTCCGGCCTGGCAATCGGCAAGGTAACCGAAATATACACCTCCGGCGATTACAGCCACGTTAAGAAGATCGCCGAACAGTCGCAGACCGGTCCGGCGACCACCATTATCTCCGGCATGGCTGTCGGCATGTATTCCACCATGTGGCCGATGCTGTTCATGACGGCCGGCATGCTGGTATCCTATTACGTCATGGGCGGCGGCACGATGGGCCTTTACGGCATTTCGCTGGCGGCGGTCGGCATGCTGTCGACCACCGGCATCACCGTGGCTGTCGACGCCTACGGCCCGATCTCCGACAACGCCGGCGGCATCGCCGAGATGGCGGAGCTGCCCCACTCTGTCCGCGAAGTCACCGACAAGCTCGACG belongs to Sporomusaceae bacterium and includes:
- the cysK gene encoding cysteine synthase A encodes the protein MQKCCSTILDAVGKTPLVYLGRTSPAGGAKIYAKVECVNPGGSIKTRTALGMIEAAERAGQLKLDSVIVEVTSGNQGIAMAMIGAVKGYKVRIVMPENMSVERQKLIKAYGAEIILTPAGASITEAIESALAVAGEMAAKDSRVFLPRQFENVNNPDIHRRTTGQEILAQMTGPVDAFVAGFGTGGTITGIGEVLKKAYPGVMIIAAEPDNAAILAGKPIGHHVQQGIGDGVIPPILNRDIIDDLVLVSDDEACETARRLAREEGILCGVSSGTNACAAIKIAQKLGPGKSVVTVLPDTGERYLSTCLF
- the secG gene encoding preprotein translocase subunit SecG, whose protein sequence is MYNALMILDGILSIAIIAVVVMQSSKSAGMSGAIAGGAETIFGGKKKGLDEILSKATMVLGVLFGVVTLALAKMSM
- a CDS encoding sodium-translocating pyrophosphatase encodes the protein MDTYLLISTLAGALALIFAFFLASNIAKADAGNERMREIAGYIHEGAMAFLYREYRYLVIFAIAVFIILSFFINWQTAVCYIAGAVCSVLAGYFGMQVATKANVRTTEAARHGMGAAIKIAFSGGAVMGMSVAGLGVLGLGIMFLVFAKDVNYIAGFSLGASSIALFARVGGGIYTKAADVGADLVGKVEAGIPEDDPRNPAVIADNVGDNVGDVAGMGADLFESYVGAMVSAFALGAVLFKGGEGILFPIALCALGIVASIIGIMVGRGSNADNPQAALNMGTYVAGGLTIVAAAVLSQYLFGNFKAFMAIAAGLISGLAIGKVTEIYTSGDYSHVKKIAEQSQTGPATTIISGMAVGMYSTMWPMLFMTAGMLVSYYVMGGGTMGLYGISLAAVGMLSTTGITVAVDAYGPISDNAGGIAEMAELPHSVREVTDKLDAVGNTTAAIAKGFAIGSAALTALALFAAYSEAVELKAIDLLNPLTLGGLFIGAMVPFLFGALTMEAVGKAANEMIEEVRRQFREIPGLMEGKAKAEHAKCVDIATGAALHKMVVPGTLAVVLPLVVGILLGTESLAGFVAGALVTGVLVAVFMANAGGAWDNAKKYIEGGEYGGKGSNTHKAAVVGDTVGDPFKDTSGPAMNILIKLMTIVSLVFAPVFVKYGGIVPHLLK